A stretch of DNA from Pygocentrus nattereri isolate fPygNat1 chromosome 14, fPygNat1.pri, whole genome shotgun sequence:
aaaagttggaagTATAGAATTAAatgtcaatacagaatgtaaactgaaCATAAACATAATTATACAACTATAGAAatcattgtgtaattacattaaaataattatgttAAGTATAATGTAAGATTAATAATATGTAAGGCTGAGTGTGTTTTATCCACAGCAGACTCACCTTAGCTTTGCCCTGGAAGTTGAAAGTGAGGACGTACTCCCCGCGCCGTGTCTCACTCTGCCGCACCAGGAAGACCCCATGGCTTGCCATTCCGCCAGCCAGTACCAGCTGGGCAGCCTTTAGCCGTGAGAGTGTACCATGAAACCACTGACATTCACTTAATGGGTGCTCCACTGGCTCTGCCACAGAGCCctctgagaaaagaaaagacccTGAGGAAGAAGAACAGTAAAATGAGGATAATTTTGCTTTCTACATAATAGAAATGAACAGGTATGGAAGTGAACATCAGAAGCCATGTGGATTCTAATATTCTATTATCTATTAATTCTATTATTAAACATCTATTAATATTAGGCTGTTTAACAGTGCACTGCACTCCAGGCCCcaacatgcactgcaacataatgtgctcAGACTTTCTTACCCCaccaacaacagtctatgggacagcggttacacctTAATTCTTCACAGTTCAgatgcagttcagttcacttaaCATTAGCTCAGCTGCTCAGAAATTAGGCCCAAGTATTAAAgaacagcaaagaaaggatgccaggtgtctattTCAAGCAAGTAGGTacgtttaaaagactgagcaccTGGGGACATtgcaattttaattatttcaagtatatatgaaatatataagtTCCACTACAAGTgcctatattttactgttttgtatatttaaacaatggccagtttgaTTTATagcacattaattaaaaataaaatgaaaatgttttttcctctggcccacagatttgttgagattttcaAATATGGCCCCTTTTACTtgttgagtttgacacctctGAGTTAAAGAAATGGTTTGGTCAAACTAGAACATGTTTGGTGAAATTTTTGTTGTCATGTCTGCTTCCTTAGTTTTTCACTAGAGCTAAAAGACTAATGTAGCACTCTAAAGCAAACTTCGAACACCGAATAATGTCTTGGCTGAACGAAATTtaggataaaaataaaatttgatttttggccaaatttGCTTTAAAGAGCTCCAAGTGGTGGTTCAACCACCACTATGTCCAACTTCcactgaattatttattaactctgtctgtcagtcttcAGTTTTAGTGTGAGAATACCTGTGGCATCAGGGGTCTCTGCAAAGGGTGTGCCAAGACTAGCTCCGCCTCCACCCAGCAGTCGACTGTCAGATTCATCGAGAGGGGCGCGGGGTGGCAACTCAGGAGGCAGAGGCTCCAGTAGTGGAGAACCACCCACCCCACCATAACACACTGCAGAACAAAACATTCATGTAACTTACAGGCTAAAATACTGCTATACAGAAATACTGCACTCTCActtttacaacaaaaaaaaaaaaacacaatgtgatATACACATAATCTAACAGACACATCAAAAGTATTTAAAGCCTCAATCAGAAGTTACTAAGACTGGCAGGCTACAACATTTCCAAGACCACTAAAACCATGCCATAACGTATAAACAGTACATTTAGCATGCTCTGCGCAAACTCAGCCTTGGTAATGCTTCTGCTGTTCATGATTGGGGCTTTAGTCATACTTTCTCATTTGTAAACTTCCCACTAAGCTCACTACACAGCATGGTCACACACATAACACACTGACCTTGAGACAGGCGGTCACTGAATTCTGGCGTGCCACTGAAGTCCGTCTGCGCACCACACACTCCCTCAATGTCCTCTTGCTCACTAGAgtcatgagtcagacagtataTTTCAAGCACTGTGACTGAGTCTACCACTTTACTTATTCATTCTGACTGGTTAATTAGCCTAACAATCCTCCACCCTCAAATGTGTTCTTTAGTAACTCTCAGAAAACTGGACAAGCTTCAcagaatgttggcaaaaatcacatttaactTGTAGAAAAATTGTAGCAATATCTGTTTAGAGTTGCTTTGTAACGCTTATGTTAAAATGCCATGTTATCATATTTAATCAAAACCGCAAATTGGAAATGACAACAACACAGAATTTACCACCATGCAAATGTTAACTTAATCAAACCAACAAAATCACTACATTTAATCTGTTTAGTGTCAATTAATTTGGGCAAAAAcctaattgtgattttttctGACTTTGTGATTATTTGATCGCCAGGTCTTTTATGGCAAGGAAACCAGCACATTAATTTCTTTGGACTTGAGGCTTGAATACTGAATGTGGTGAGATTGCCAGCCCATGAGCACTACATTATTAGGGTAAATTTCCTCCAGTTAAAGCTTGTTAAGGCTATATTTACAACTGCAACTCTTGTACTACAAAAACTAGACTTTATTttccaacatgcattttcacaaTGACAAATTATTCAGCCCTAGATCTATCCAAATAGTGAGACTCTAAATGTAGACTCTAAACGAAACTGGGCTCTCTTTAAGTTTAATGAGATTTTGGAGACCTTGCAAAAGCtgctatgagaaaaaaaaacatgtagagCATGGCTACATCAGTCATGTTCTACTTGGCAAAAAACATTATTAGTTGTAATAACCCAAGCACAAAACAACAActtaattactttctttctgCCATTACACTGACAACTTAACTGGATGTATGTTACCTCAGGCAGATACCATTCCTAATGTCACTCAGCCAAGCTCTCATTTGAACAGCATCTCTGGTCTCGATTACATACTGCACCTGTCCTTCCAGCTGATTGTAGGAGAAacagaaagtgaaaaataattatgaacaagacacagaaaaaaaagcaaaagacaaAAAGTGAGAAGGACAAGAGACATTCAGATGAAGAGGGTAGGAGCAGGTCTTAGAAAAGAAATTCTAAAACCTGGATATAGGACACAGACAACGAGACAGAAATCGAAACTATGAAAGCAAGGTGTGATAGTGAAGAAATACCTGCAAAAGGAAAGTGTTCTCCTTGTCTGGCACCTCAAGAGCTGTGGTGCTCCTAACATCAACAATGGAGCAGCATGGTATAGTCAGTCTGGGCTTGGAGGACTGTAAAATAAGAGCAGAATAGCTTCAGTCTAGTTCTCCTGTTTCCTGACAATGACATTACCTGGATTCACAGCATCACTAAACAGGCATAACCATTatccatttataacatttggtagatactcttatccagagtgacttacaattgtatcattttacacaggctgGCAAAAGcagagttaggagtcttgcccaaggactcttattggtatagcatagGGTTTTGCCcaagtggggattgaaccccagtctacagcgtagaaggtaaAGGTgttacactatcccaaccaccatCCAACCTTCCAAACGAATCAAATAATCTTGATAAATCAGATTTTACTCCAAAGTACAACTTAGGAATGTGCACCTCTCCATATCTAGTTCTCACTAACAGTTCAACCTGATCCCAATTATGCAGTGCCTGTGAAATATTCTTAAAAGCAAGTGATGTGTCAGTGACCATATGAATGAGTCACTACTTAAACCAAGTACGTTACATTACTTTTCTGTCAATAAGAGGAACACCTCTTTCTAAACAGCATAATAAAGGGGCATTCCAATGAATTCATAATCTAATATCTTAACATTGGTGGGAATAGGATCCAGGGGTGGCATGTGTAGaacataatattttatttactgtacaaaACAACCAGTTAACTTATCATGTGTGTATAgatttgtatgtaatgttgatgatggtgcaAAAGAGGTAAACATGAAAGATAAATGTCTTCACTATGCTTGTACCTGTCCACTATAAATGGCAACATATCCATAACTATTTAAGGTAACAGCTTTCTAATTTTTCCTATTTTTGATTCATTACATCCTTTGGATGTCTGATTCCTATCATCTCTACTGTGAGGATTTGTGCATTTCACCTTAagccactttgaatgacttttaaATCTTAATGACAATTAGTTATTGAAAGTCAGTGAAACTCCCTTTTAAGGTTATATATTCCAGGACATCTGTTAATACCAAATGACGGTGTGGTCATAATCTACCATAAATTGTTCAAACTTATTTGAACCTGAAAGACAATGGTGGCAAAACAATGACAAGAACAGAGGTATTAAAAAAACGGATGAATGCAGATTATGTGAGGCAAGGCTAAGAAAATTCTTGTAATTTGACTCACCTTGGGGGGGATGTAAAACTCCAGGAAgtattcctctcctctctcccctccctccttaTCTCTTTCTTTTAGAACCAGCCGACACTTGTGCCAGCGTGTGCCTCGTCCACCTATAGCCCCCCCTGCGGCCAGAGGCTGCACTCCACCAGTCTGCCCTAAACCAGAGGTTGAGTTGTTGTCCGTATTGTGGTGGAGCAGTCCAAAGGAAAAGCCTGGAAAACCATGAGAGCCAGCAAACTCGTCTGAGGACGAGAAGACGGTTACGCCTCCTTCTCTGACAAGCCTGCCTGTCTTTCTGGGGGCTGCTGCACTGCTGGGAGGCAGGGTAGAGGGCAAGAGGGAAGAAGAAGGTCCCATGGTGGGCGGAGGAGAGCGAGACAGTCGCAGCTTCTCCAGTCGGTGACTCCACTTCTCCTTTTCACCTTCTCCATTACTCCTCCTCCGGTCACGGGCttcagagagcgagagggaggtgGCACTACTAGATGAAGAGGGGGGCAGTGAGGACGAggaagagtgagggagggagagagggagagaaagagagacagggagagaggctGGGACTGCCTGGGAGCCTGAGGTCCTCTTGCCATCCTGCAGGCCTGTAGTGTAGCTGTAGCTGGAGGGCAGTGGTGCTGAGTTTGAGGGTCCACAGTTCTGGGGGGAGTCGCTGGAGGAGCTGCGCCAGTGCAGGATGCCCCGTACACTCCCCCTAACACTCCGACCCACACTGCGCAGAGAGAAGCGCttcttcagtttgtttttgGAGTGACCTCCTGGCGTGCCATTGCCTTTAGAGCCAGAGTTCAACTGCATACCAGAGGCAGGGCTTATTGGTGTCTGGCTGCCATCAGCTCTGTCAGTTAGAGTCCCGCCCTCTGCCTCTCCATCCTTCCCTGCTTGCTCGTCTGACTCCTCCCCAGTCAAGGGTCCCGCCCAgctgtcctcctcctcttccataTCTCCATTGCCAGGCAAGTTCCCAGGACACAGCTTAACCGTCATTCTGTCCTCCCTCCTCCCATTGTTGCCACCCATAGAGGAGGAGcaagatgatgaagaagaagggGGAAGAATTTGTGTGTGAGCGTAGGAGTCCTGAAAAGTCACAGGATTCTGAAACCTCTCCCCACTTCGGCTGTCCAAACCTGGCCGAGTCGACAGGGGCTTTGGCGGAGCCCGAACATGAGCAGGTGGTAAGGGGACGGTGGCCTCGGGTGGCAGAAGGGGTGGAGATGTCGCCTCTTCATCCAGCGATGTAGCATCTGATTGGGCCACCCAACTCCCTGTCCCCTCCCTTCCTGCACCGCTTCCCTCCAGTTCGCTTTCGAAATGTCGAACAAAACGGTCTGTGAAGCGGCGGCAGAAAGCAGCTGCAGAATCTGGAGAGTAATGTGGGTTCTCCAGCAGAAAGGCCCGGAAATGACGGGCGAAGTCACCAGCTGCTACTCGGGCATGGAGCTCACAGAACTCGGTCCAGCTAAGGCAGGGAGAAGGTGAGGGTGTTggtgtgtctgagagagaagaCAGCGGCTGGCCAGCAGGAACCGGAGGTGGTAAAGGAGGTGGACGTGGAGAAAGAGGCAGCAGGGAGGGAGATGGAGGGGACGGTGAGGGAGACGGAGATGGGGGAAGAGGGGAGGAGCTTGCCGCAGCCCGTGGGCTGGGCGGAGTTAAGAGGGAGCCGTTCATAACTGACTAAATGAGCGACTGATTTGTGGTGATTTGGAGACTAATCACTGAAGCCTTCTGATCAAGGATCAAGCGACTGTCAAAATCTGATGGGCTGAGGAGGAAGCACGCTCTGTTCCTCAAGCAATATGTGCTAACTTACATATAGGCATCTGCAAGCTGAGTGTCTTATGAAAACATCAGAAGGATGATGGACAACTAGTGTTGAGCGAGAAACGTAGCAAACGAGATGTTTTATTTGCCTCTGGTGGTCTTGTTTTTTCAAGGCCCTAGAAGCAACCAGAGGAACGGATCCATGGCCTGCAACGAAGcaagaaaaaagtttgtttgtAAAATTTACCCCAACTAGTTACAGTAGATTTTCCAGATATATCGTCATGTTTGCACAAAAATATCAACTAAGCATGATCTCAAACAATGAAAGAATTAAAAGCCTGTAACACATTGTGATGTTTGGCATAATTGTGATATTACATCTCAGTGTGTCACAATGTGCTTAACTGAGAATATCATGGATTTCATCAGTGCTTAAAGACCACTGACcaaatgcatgtttcattagAAATAGAACATAATTTGtcttgtttaatttatttaagtGGTGTAgtaagtgaaatgtgaaataaaaatcactgcactcataatgttaaaatattatattttataataggTAATATTAggccatttttaaatattg
This window harbors:
- the sh2b1 gene encoding SH2B adapter protein 1 isoform X2, whose amino-acid sequence is MNGSLLTPPSPRAAASSSPLPPSPSPSPSPPSPSLLPLSPRPPPLPPPVPAGQPLSSLSDTPTPSPSPCLSWTEFCELHARVAAGDFARHFRAFLLENPHYSPDSAAAFCRRFTDRFVRHFESELEGSGAGREGTGSWVAQSDATSLDEEATSPPLLPPEATVPLPPAHVRAPPKPLSTRPGLDSRSGERFQNPVTFQDSYAHTQILPPSSSSSCSSSMGGNNGRREDRMTVKLCPGNLPGNGDMEEEEDSWAGPLTGEESDEQAGKDGEAEGGTLTDRADGSQTPISPASGMQLNSGSKGNGTPGGHSKNKLKKRFSLRSVGRSVRGSVRGILHWRSSSSDSPQNCGPSNSAPLPSSYSYTTGLQDGKRTSGSQAVPASLPVSLSLPLSLPHSSSSSLPPSSSSSATSLSLSEARDRRRSNGEGEKEKWSHRLEKLRLSRSPPPTMGPSSSLLPSTLPPSSAAAPRKTGRLVREGGVTVFSSSDEFAGSHGFPGFSFGLLHHNTDNNSTSGLGQTGGVQPLAAGGAIGGRGTRWHKCRLVLKERDKEGGERGEEYFLEFYIPPKSSKPRLTIPCCSIVDVRSTTALEVPDKENTFLLQLEGQVQYVIETRDAVQMRAWLSDIRNGICLSEQEDIEGVCGAQTDFSGTPEFSDRLSQVCYGGVGGSPLLEPLPPELPPRAPLDESDSRLLGGGGASLGTPFAETPDATGSFLFSEGSVAEPVEHPLSECQWFHGTLSRLKAAQLVLAGGMASHGVFLVRQSETRRGEYVLTFNFQGKAKHLRLSLNEDGQCRVQHLWFQSIFDMLEHFRVHPIPLESGGASDVTLISFVGATAVRQPGRDRAGSRPTVCDVITTRHPDSPSTPISDCVLEQQTP
- the sh2b1 gene encoding SH2B adapter protein 1 isoform X1, which encodes MNGSLLTPPSPRAAASSSPLPPSPSPSPSPPSPSLLPLSPRPPPLPPPVPAGQPLSSLSDTPTPSPSPCLSWTEFCELHARVAAGDFARHFRAFLLENPHYSPDSAAAFCRRFTDRFVRHFESELEGSGAGREGTGSWVAQSDATSLDEEATSPPLLPPEATVPLPPAHVRAPPKPLSTRPGLDSRSGERFQNPVTFQDSYAHTQILPPSSSSSCSSSMGGNNGRREDRMTVKLCPGNLPGNGDMEEEEDSWAGPLTGEESDEQAGKDGEAEGGTLTDRADGSQTPISPASGMQLNSGSKGNGTPGGHSKNKLKKRFSLRSVGRSVRGSVRGILHWRSSSSDSPQNCGPSNSAPLPSSYSYTTGLQDGKRTSGSQAVPASLPVSLSLPLSLPHSSSSSLPPSSSSSATSLSLSEARDRRRSNGEGEKEKWSHRLEKLRLSRSPPPTMGPSSSLLPSTLPPSSAAAPRKTGRLVREGGVTVFSSSDEFAGSHGFPGFSFGLLHHNTDNNSTSGLGQTGGVQPLAAGGAIGGRGTRWHKCRLVLKERDKEGGERGEEYFLEFYIPPKSSKPRLTIPCCSIVDVRSTTALEVPDKENTFLLQLEGQVQYVIETRDAVQMRAWLSDIRNGICLSEQEDIEGVCGAQTDFSGTPEFSDRLSQVCYGGVGGSPLLEPLPPELPPRAPLDESDSRLLGGGGASLGTPFAETPDATGSFLFSEGSVAEPVEHPLSECQWFHGTLSRLKAAQLVLAGGMASHGVFLVRQSETRRGEYVLTFNFQGKAKHLRLSLNEDGQCRVQHLWFQSIFDMLEHFRVHPIPLESGGASDVTLISFVGATAVRQPDLSSRPRSPPQPPPPPLPPGRPPPPSPPQERGSDLEAAGGGGGAAGSGTDECEERERDVPLRQLEGAEGEEREGGRARAIDNQYSFF